In Streptomyces sp. Li-HN-5-11, the sequence CGGCCGTGGGCGCGCCCGGCAGCGAACCCTCGGCCCGGGCTCACTCCACGTCGGCGACGACGGAGCCGACCCGTTCGGCCAGGCCCGGGTCGCGGCGGACCAGGAGGGCCGCGTAGCCGACGGCGAGGAGCAGGGCCGCGAGGGCCGCGACCGGAAACCAGTTGTACGGCGCGGGCTGGCCGGGCTTGGCCAGGTAGTAGAGCGGCACCAGGATCGCCAGGGCGCCGAGCGCGGGCAGCATCAGATGGCGCACCGTGCGGAACTCCTGCGGGCGGTAGCGCCGGTAGTACAGGGGCAGCGCGATGTTGGAGGCCAGGTAGACCACCAGGATCAGGATGGTGCCCAGGGTCGAGGACTCGGTGAAGAAGACCACGGGATCCATCGGGCCGCCGTCGGCCCCGAGCAGATGACCGAGGCCCCAGCCGCCGATGATCAGCAGGGCGGTGACGGCGAAGGTGACGATCGCGTTGTTCGGCGTACGGCGCACGGGGTGGACGTAGCCGAAGAAGGACGGCAGCAGTCCCTCGCGTCCGGCGTTGAACACCAACCGGGCCTGCGAGTTGATGCCCGCGATCAGCACGCCGAGGGTCGAGGTGAGGCCGCCGACGTAGGCGAGGAACGCGAGCGCCCCGAGGGTGTCGTGGGCGACGTCGATGAAGGGGATGGGCGAGTCGCCGAGCCGCTGGACGTCGTAGTCGAAGCCGGTGACGGTGGCGTAGGAGAAGAGGATGTAGCTCACCGTCATGATGCCCACCGAGGAGAACACGGCACGGCCGACGTTTCGCCGTGGGTTCTCCGTCTCCTCGGCGAGGGCCGCGGAGTTCTCCCAGCCGACGAAGAGGTAGACGGCGAGCGGGAAGCCGGCGGCCAGGCCCTTGAGTCCGTCGTGGATGTGGTCGGGCAGGAACGGCGCGGCGGACAGGTTGCCGCGGTGTTCGACGAGTGCCGCGACCGAGACCACGACGAGGACCAGCATCTCCACGGCGAAGAAGTAGCCGGCCCACTTGGTGGAGACGACGATGCCGCGCAGCATCAGCACCACCGACGCGCCGGTCAGCAGCAGGGTCCAGATGATCCAGGGGACGTCGAGGCCGGTGTAGTGGTGCAGGGTGATCTGCACGAAGCCGCCCGAGATGGCGATCACGGAGGCCATCGCGATGATGTAGCCGAGTCCGGCCAGCAGGGCGGTGGTCACGGCGCTCACCGGGCCGAAGGTCTTGCCGACGAAGGTGATGAAGCTACCCGCCGAGGGGTGTGCCCGGGAGAACTGGGCGAGGGTGTTGCCGAGCAGCGCGACGGCCACGCCGGCGGCGAGGATGGTCAGTGGGGAGGCGACGCCTGCGGTGGTGGCGAGGAAGGCGAAACCGAAGAAGAAGCTCATGGCCGGGCCGACGTTGGCCATGGTGGCGGCGGCGATGTCCGCCATGCCGAGGACGCCGCCGCGCAGCCGCTGGGGCGGGCCGGTGGTTGCGGGGTCGGGCATGACGGCGGCTCCTTGTGCGGGATCGGTGCGGTGGCGGGGCGTGGGCGGGTCTCAGGCCATTGCGGTGTTGCGGTGGGCCTTGACCGCGGCCACCGCCGGGGCCATCGCGCCGCGGGTCAGTTCGTCGAGCAGCTCGGCGTGGTGGCGGTTGCGTGCCCGCACGACCTCGGGGGCCGGGGCGGGCAGCAGCAGGCACTGGCGGCCGAGCAGGTCGGCGGCGAACTCGCGGATGCCGGGGCCCCCGAGCGCCTCCGCGAGGTCGAGGTGGAACCGGGTTTCCAGTTCGCGCAGTCGGTCCGGTACGTCGGTCCGGTCCAGTTCGTCGGTCAGCGCCCGCAGCCCGTCGAGCCGGTCCCGCGGCACCTCGCCCACCGCGTGGGAGACGAGACCGCACTCCAGAAGCGCGTGGACGGCGTCCAGTGAGGCCGCCTCGTCGGGGTCGTGCATCACGGCCACGACGGTGTCCCAGTCCTGGGCGACGAAGGTTCCGCCGGCCCTGCCCCGTCGGCGGTCCAGCAGACCGTCCTGGCACATGCCCTCCAGGGCCCGGCGGACGGTGATCTCACCGATGCCGAGTTCCTCGGCCAGGACGCCGACGTCGGGCAGCCGGTCTCCCGGTGTCTCGGACCTCAGGCGCACCCGCAGGGCGATCCGTGAGCGGACGAGTTCCGATCCGGTTTGTCCCCTGCCGGGCAGGGCGCGGACGTCGAGCACCCCGGAGACGAACTTGCCCGCTGTCTTGGCCACGACGTCACCTTAACCGCCTGCTGAGCGGGGTCACGGCCCGCGTGAGATGTGCATGGGGCTCCTACGGACGTAGCGGCTCCGCGTTGCACGCAAAATAGAGCACGATGAACACTTAAACAAGTCTTGTTCTTTTGGATCGTGCTGAACTAATTTCCCGGTCACCGTCCCCACTCCTCTCATGGATGTCGCGATGACCTCAACGCTCACCCAGAGTCCGCCCACCGAGCCCGGCCTGAAGCCGGGGCTGAAGAACCGTCATCTGTCGATGATCGCGATCGGCGGCGTCATCGGCGCCGGCCTGTTCGTCGGCTCCGGCTCCGGCATCGCCGCCGCCGGCCCCGGCATCCTCATCTCGTACGCGCTCGTCGGCGTCCTCGTCGTCCTGGTGATGCGCATGCTGGGCGAGATGGCCGCTGCCAACCCGACGTCCGGCTCCTTCTCCGCCTACGCCGACCGGGCGCTGGGGCGTTGGGCCGGCTTCACCATCGGCTGGCTGTACTGGTTCTTCTGGGTCGTGGTGCTCGCCGTGGAGGCGACCGCCGGGGCCAAGATCCTGGCCGGCTGGATCCCTGCGGTCCCGCAGTGGGGCTGGGCCCTGATCGTCATGGTCGTCCTGACCGCCTCCAACCTCGCCTCGGTCAGCTCCTACGGCGAGTTCGAGTTCTGGTTCGCGGGCATCAAGGTCGTCGCCATCGCGGCGTTCATCGTGCTCGGCGGCCTCGCGATCTTCGGTCTGCTGCCCGGCTCCAGCCACCCGGCGTCCGGCTTCTCCTACCTCACCGCGCACGGCGGATTCCTGCCGCACGGGCCGGGCGCGATCCTCACCGGCGTGCTGATGGTGGTCTTCTCCTTCATGGGCAGCGAGATCGTCACGCTCGCGGCCGGCGAGTCCCAGGACCCACGGGGCGCGGTCACCAAGGCCACCAACAGCGTGATCTGGCGGATCGCGGTGTTCTACCTGGGCTCGATTCTCATCGTGGTGTCGCTGCTGCGCTGGGACGACCCGGCGATCCTCAAGGACGGTTCCTACGTCGCCGCGCTCAGCTCCATCGGCATCCCGCACGCCGCCCAGATCATGAACGCGATCGTGCTGACCTCGGTGCTGTCCTGTCTCAACTCCGGCCTGTACACCGCCTCCCGCATGGCCTTCTCGCTCGGCGGGCGCAACGACGCCCCGGCGTCCTTCGCCCGCACCACGCAGCGCGGTGTGCCGCGCACGGCGATCCTGGCCTCGGTGGTCTTCGGCTTCGTCGCGGTCGCCTTCAACTACCTGTGGCCCGACACCGTATTCCAGTTCCTGCTCAACTCCTCCGGTGCGATCGCGCTCTTCGTCTGGCTGGTGATCTGCTTCTCGCAACTGCGGATGCGCAAGATCATCCAGCGGGAGGCGCCGGAGAAGCTCGTCGTCCGGATGTGGCTGTACCCCTACCTGACCTGGGCCACGATCGCCCTGATCACCTTCGTTCTGGGCTACATGCTGACCGACACCGCCCAGGGCGGCGGCCGCGACCAGGTGGTCCTGTCCTCGCTGGTGGCGCTGGGCGTGGTGGTCTTCGCGCTGGTCCGCCAGCGGGTGAGCCGCAAGCGGGACGAACTGGTGACGTCGTCCTAGCAACCCCTCGTGCAGCGGCCCCGGGTGCGGCGACGCCGTATCCGGGGCCGGCGCCGCTGCTGCGCCACCAGCCCGGCCTCCGGCGCGCCGCCCTCGCCGGCGCGCTCCTCGAACACCGTGCGGTACAGCCCGGTGTACCGGCCCACGGGTTGGGCGAAAGTTCTCTGTGGAACCCGGCTCCACAACCAGTCCGCCCACGACCGGGCCATGCGCGCGAGCCGCGCGCCGAGCGCCGGGCGAGCCCTCCTCCGCCCTCACCCTCGATTCGCAGGCAACCAACAGCGCCGCGACGCCATCTTCATGGATGACCGACCGACTGGGGGAGACGATGAACTGGTCCAGGTTGGTAGGGGTCGCGGCGGCCGGTCTTCTGCTCGGCGGCTGCTCCGGCGCGGCGAGCACGACCGGGCAGCCGTCGAGTCCCGGCACGTCCGCGGACACACCGCACGGGAGCGCGGATGACACCGTGAGCACTCCTGACGCCACACCCCTCAAGCCGATGCTGCTCCTGAACGGCAACCTCGACGCCCGTCCCGGGCAACTGGTCGACATACGGCTCGACAGCGTCAGCCGCGCCCAGGGAGACGACGCGGTGACCGCCCGGTCGCCGGCGTTCAGCGGACCCGTACGGCTGCGATGGCAGGACGGTTCCTACCGGGCCGTGCAGTCCCTGCCGATGACGGACACGCCCGGCCAGTACCCGCTCACGGTCGCCGTCGCGGGCCGCACGGTCGCCCACGACAGCATCCAGGTCGTACGGTCCGA encodes:
- a CDS encoding APC family permease, whose protein sequence is MPDPATTGPPQRLRGGVLGMADIAAATMANVGPAMSFFFGFAFLATTAGVASPLTILAAGVAVALLGNTLAQFSRAHPSAGSFITFVGKTFGPVSAVTTALLAGLGYIIAMASVIAISGGFVQITLHHYTGLDVPWIIWTLLLTGASVVLMLRGIVVSTKWAGYFFAVEMLVLVVVSVAALVEHRGNLSAAPFLPDHIHDGLKGLAAGFPLAVYLFVGWENSAALAEETENPRRNVGRAVFSSVGIMTVSYILFSYATVTGFDYDVQRLGDSPIPFIDVAHDTLGALAFLAYVGGLTSTLGVLIAGINSQARLVFNAGREGLLPSFFGYVHPVRRTPNNAIVTFAVTALLIIGGWGLGHLLGADGGPMDPVVFFTESSTLGTILILVVYLASNIALPLYYRRYRPQEFRTVRHLMLPALGALAILVPLYYLAKPGQPAPYNWFPVAALAALLLAVGYAALLVRRDPGLAERVGSVVADVE
- a CDS encoding amino acid permease yields the protein MTSTLTQSPPTEPGLKPGLKNRHLSMIAIGGVIGAGLFVGSGSGIAAAGPGILISYALVGVLVVLVMRMLGEMAAANPTSGSFSAYADRALGRWAGFTIGWLYWFFWVVVLAVEATAGAKILAGWIPAVPQWGWALIVMVVLTASNLASVSSYGEFEFWFAGIKVVAIAAFIVLGGLAIFGLLPGSSHPASGFSYLTAHGGFLPHGPGAILTGVLMVVFSFMGSEIVTLAAGESQDPRGAVTKATNSVIWRIAVFYLGSILIVVSLLRWDDPAILKDGSYVAALSSIGIPHAAQIMNAIVLTSVLSCLNSGLYTASRMAFSLGGRNDAPASFARTTQRGVPRTAILASVVFGFVAVAFNYLWPDTVFQFLLNSSGAIALFVWLVICFSQLRMRKIIQREAPEKLVVRMWLYPYLTWATIALITFVLGYMLTDTAQGGGRDQVVLSSLVALGVVVFALVRQRVSRKRDELVTSS
- a CDS encoding FCD domain-containing protein; the protein is MAKTAGKFVSGVLDVRALPGRGQTGSELVRSRIALRVRLRSETPGDRLPDVGVLAEELGIGEITVRRALEGMCQDGLLDRRRGRAGGTFVAQDWDTVVAVMHDPDEAASLDAVHALLECGLVSHAVGEVPRDRLDGLRALTDELDRTDVPDRLRELETRFHLDLAEALGGPGIREFAADLLGRQCLLLPAPAPEVVRARNRHHAELLDELTRGAMAPAVAAVKAHRNTAMA